One window from the genome of Chroococcidiopsis sp. TS-821 encodes:
- the purL gene encoding phosphoribosylformylglycinamidine synthase subunit PurL, with protein sequence MSVLSSAPFSLEEIANEGLKPEEYEEIVRRLGRHPNKAELGMFGVMWSEHCCYKNSRSLLKQFPTTGSRILVGPGENAGVVDLGGGLQLAFKIESHNHPSAVEPFQGAATGVGGILRDIFTMGARPIALLNSLRFGSLEDAKTRRLFTGVVAGISHYGNCVGVPTVGGEVYFDPAYSGNPLVNVMALGLMETEEIVKSGASGLGNPVLYVGSTTGRDGMGGASFASAELSDESEKDRPAVQVGDPFLEKSLIEACLEAFKTGAVVAAQDMGAAGITCSTSEMAAKGGVGIELDLDKIPVRETGMVPYEYLLSESQERMLFVAEKGREQELINIFHRWGLHAVVAGTVISEPIVRILFQGKVAAEIPATALAENTPIYHRELLKEPPEYARQAWEWTSDRLPPCSASGIEIQDNHAWSEILLALLDTPTIASKRWVYRQYDHQVQNNTVILPGGADAAVIRLRPQEQSTPANSAVAATVDCNPRYVYLHPYEGAKAVVAEAARNLSCVGAEPLAVTDNLNFGSPEKPIGYWQLAEACRGLADACRELQTPVTGGNVSLYNETLDSFGNPQPIYPTPVVGMVGLIPDLTKICSQGWKTPGDIIYLLGSSSKSHITLGGSEYLATIHDMVAGIPPQVDFDLERQVQAACREGIRQGWINSAHDCAEGGIAIALAEGCISGNLGANITLVPDTELRWDEILFGEGGARILVSISPEQQTQWESYLQQHSVAHWQKIGLVESDTFLRISTSDRLLIEVTIELMRDRYCNAIPRRLNV encoded by the coding sequence ATGTCCGTCCTCTCTTCTGCACCTTTTTCGCTTGAAGAAATCGCCAACGAAGGTTTAAAGCCTGAAGAATACGAAGAAATTGTGCGACGACTAGGACGCCATCCGAACAAAGCTGAGTTAGGGATGTTTGGCGTCATGTGGTCAGAACATTGCTGCTATAAAAATTCGCGATCGCTCCTCAAACAGTTTCCCACAACAGGCTCGCGTATTCTCGTGGGTCCTGGAGAAAATGCGGGTGTCGTAGATTTGGGTGGCGGACTGCAACTTGCGTTCAAAATTGAATCGCACAATCATCCTTCAGCGGTTGAGCCATTTCAAGGGGCGGCGACAGGCGTTGGCGGTATTCTCCGCGATATTTTTACAATGGGGGCGCGTCCGATCGCCTTACTTAACTCGTTGCGGTTCGGTTCGCTAGAAGACGCTAAAACACGACGTTTATTCACAGGTGTCGTTGCAGGTATTAGCCACTATGGTAATTGCGTAGGTGTTCCCACCGTTGGCGGCGAAGTTTATTTCGATCCGGCGTACTCAGGAAATCCCTTAGTCAACGTCATGGCATTAGGACTCATGGAAACTGAGGAAATCGTCAAGTCTGGTGCGTCAGGTTTAGGAAATCCAGTGCTGTATGTTGGTTCTACCACAGGACGCGATGGGATGGGCGGTGCAAGTTTTGCAAGTGCAGAACTCAGCGATGAATCGGAAAAAGATCGTCCCGCAGTGCAAGTTGGCGATCCTTTTTTAGAAAAATCGTTGATTGAAGCTTGTTTAGAAGCGTTTAAAACAGGTGCAGTCGTAGCAGCGCAGGATATGGGCGCAGCGGGAATTACGTGTTCGACGTCAGAAATGGCGGCGAAAGGTGGAGTAGGAATTGAACTTGATTTAGATAAAATTCCGGTACGCGAAACTGGAATGGTTCCTTATGAATATCTACTTTCCGAATCGCAAGAGAGAATGCTATTTGTTGCCGAAAAAGGTAGAGAACAAGAATTAATAAATATTTTCCACCGTTGGGGACTACACGCAGTTGTTGCTGGTACAGTGATTAGCGAACCAATCGTGCGCATTCTCTTTCAAGGTAAAGTCGCCGCCGAAATTCCCGCAACGGCTTTAGCTGAAAATACACCGATTTATCACCGCGAATTACTCAAAGAACCGCCAGAATATGCGCGTCAAGCGTGGGAATGGACAAGCGATCGCCTCCCGCCATGTAGTGCATCGGGTATTGAAATTCAAGACAATCACGCTTGGAGTGAGATTTTACTTGCACTACTAGATACGCCAACCATCGCCTCAAAACGTTGGGTATATCGCCAGTACGACCATCAAGTCCAAAATAATACTGTCATACTTCCTGGGGGGGCTGATGCAGCGGTTATCCGCTTGCGCCCTCAAGAACAATCGACGCCTGCAAACTCAGCAGTAGCCGCTACAGTCGATTGTAACCCGCGTTACGTATATCTTCATCCTTATGAAGGAGCAAAAGCCGTTGTTGCTGAAGCCGCGCGAAATCTTAGCTGTGTCGGTGCAGAACCTTTAGCCGTCACGGACAATTTAAATTTTGGTAGTCCAGAAAAACCTATAGGTTACTGGCAATTAGCAGAAGCTTGTCGCGGGTTAGCAGACGCTTGCCGAGAATTGCAAACACCTGTTACAGGTGGTAATGTGTCACTTTACAATGAAACGCTCGATTCTTTTGGTAATCCACAACCAATTTACCCGACTCCTGTTGTAGGAATGGTAGGGTTAATTCCTGATTTGACAAAAATTTGCTCTCAAGGCTGGAAAACACCAGGCGATATTATTTATCTTCTCGGCTCATCTTCAAAATCGCACATTACTTTGGGTGGTTCTGAGTATCTTGCCACAATTCACGACATGGTTGCTGGAATACCACCGCAAGTTGATTTTGATTTAGAACGTCAAGTACAAGCGGCTTGTCGCGAAGGAATTCGTCAAGGTTGGATCAATTCAGCGCATGATTGTGCAGAAGGTGGAATAGCGATCGCCCTTGCTGAAGGTTGTATTAGCGGTAACTTAGGCGCAAACATAACACTCGTTCCCGACACCGAATTGCGCTGGGATGAGATTCTGTTTGGTGAAGGTGGTGCACGAATACTCGTGTCTATCTCGCCAGAACAACAAACGCAATGGGAATCTTATTTACAACAGCACTCGGTTGCGCATTGGCAAAAAATTGGCTTGGTCGAATCCGATACATTCTTACGGATTTCTACATCCGATCGGCTATTAATCGAAGTTACAATCGAACTGATGCGCGATCGCTACTGCAATGCGATTCCTAGACGTCTAAATGTCTAG
- a CDS encoding S-layer protein, producing MNLRILATTVFLSTASLVAPVKAQTPATQSPTAPTTNPVANACIQNQAETLPIPFSDVSPDHWAFKAVMTMYYCGAFRQAAPPSLFQQAIPTQSQQSSPTEGTIEFTAPVTPNS from the coding sequence ATGAACTTACGAATTTTAGCAACAACGGTATTCTTATCTACGGCTAGCCTTGTTGCTCCCGTAAAAGCCCAAACACCAGCAACTCAATCGCCAACTGCACCGACAACAAACCCAGTTGCGAATGCTTGTATTCAAAACCAAGCTGAGACCTTACCCATACCTTTTAGCGATGTCTCGCCAGATCACTGGGCTTTCAAAGCTGTAATGACGATGTATTATTGTGGTGCCTTCCGTCAAGCTGCACCACCGTCTTTGTTTCAGCAAGCAATACCGACACAAAGTCAGCAGTCTAGCCCCACAGAAGGTACCATTGAGTTTACTGCACCAGTTACACCTAACAGTTAA
- a CDS encoding chorismate lyase: protein MTATYRSADNVRATTWHRLTPLWQGGEEFVQQGLPHTQLAPAWQLLLLGDGSPTRHLQLLTGEPTEVDVIDMSAIGMNLDGAPAQIQAVPGPRLRRQVWLRTASGQRLAYATSWWEASHVDEYLQNRNLPIWASLTRLRTELYRDVQGLYYGHSEALESAFSESGPFWGRHYLFWHHGQPLTLIYEVFSPYLTKYLGATRIDCGN from the coding sequence TTGACTGCAACTTATAGATCAGCCGACAACGTAAGAGCGACAACTTGGCACCGTCTAACACCACTGTGGCAAGGAGGAGAAGAATTTGTACAGCAAGGCTTACCACATACTCAGCTAGCGCCTGCTTGGCAGTTGCTGTTGTTGGGGGATGGTTCTCCGACAAGACACCTGCAACTGTTGACAGGGGAACCGACTGAAGTTGACGTAATCGATATGTCTGCGATCGGCATGAACTTGGATGGCGCGCCAGCGCAAATTCAAGCTGTTCCTGGACCTCGTTTGCGGCGTCAAGTTTGGCTGCGGACTGCTTCGGGACAAAGACTCGCGTATGCGACTTCTTGGTGGGAAGCAAGTCACGTAGATGAGTACTTACAAAACCGCAATCTACCCATCTGGGCTAGTTTAACTCGCTTGCGTACCGAATTGTATCGCGATGTCCAAGGGCTTTACTACGGTCACTCAGAAGCTTTAGAGTCGGCTTTTTCTGAGTCGGGTCCATTTTGGGGTCGCCATTACCTATTTTGGCATCACGGACAGCCGCTAACGCTCATCTATGAGGTTTTCTCGCCTTACCTGACGAAGTACCTCGGCGCAACGCGTATAGATTGTGGCAACTAG
- a CDS encoding amino acid ABC transporter ATP-binding protein — MVNSTAAIAFENIEKNFGSLRVLRGISGEIHRGEVVAIIGSSGCGKSTLLRCFNRLESIDSGRLVVNGVDLSKPKLNYRQLRQLRSQVGMVFQQFNLFPHLSVLENLTIAQRKVLGRSPKESAQLAGFYLEKVGLFDKASAYPEQLSGGQKQRVAIARSLCMNPQVMLFDEPTSALDPELVSEVLQVMQQLAADGMTMVVVTHEMQFAREVANRVMFLNQGQVEEQGPAREVLTYPKSDRLRAFLSRLNEGVRSEG, encoded by the coding sequence ATGGTTAACTCCACCGCTGCAATTGCGTTTGAGAATATCGAAAAAAACTTTGGTTCGCTGCGGGTTCTGCGCGGAATCAGCGGCGAAATTCATCGTGGAGAAGTTGTGGCAATCATCGGTTCATCAGGTTGTGGCAAAAGTACGCTATTGCGTTGCTTTAATCGCCTAGAGTCGATTGATAGCGGACGTTTGGTTGTCAATGGAGTGGATTTATCCAAACCCAAGTTAAATTATCGCCAACTGCGCCAATTGCGATCGCAAGTGGGAATGGTCTTTCAGCAATTTAATTTGTTTCCACACCTGAGTGTATTAGAGAATCTCACGATCGCGCAGCGTAAGGTATTAGGTAGATCGCCCAAAGAAAGCGCGCAACTGGCGGGATTTTATTTAGAAAAAGTCGGGTTGTTTGACAAAGCCAGCGCTTACCCCGAACAACTTTCCGGAGGACAAAAGCAACGGGTGGCGATCGCGCGGAGTTTATGTATGAATCCGCAGGTCATGCTATTTGACGAACCTACTAGCGCGTTAGATCCTGAACTAGTTTCGGAAGTGTTGCAAGTCATGCAACAACTGGCTGCGGATGGAATGACAATGGTTGTTGTGACTCATGAAATGCAGTTCGCACGAGAAGTTGCTAATCGGGTCATGTTTTTAAATCAAGGTCAAGTTGAGGAACAAGGTCCAGCGCGAGAAGTGTTGACGTATCCAAAAAGCGATCGCTTGCGGGCGTTTTTAAGTCGGTTGAATGAAGGGGTGAGGAGCGAAGGATGA
- a CDS encoding ferritin-like domain-containing protein, translated as MNFLTYVLHLAGSSAIAYMTARQIRDPLTRPNVLAGFQLAESGSVPFLEALSKRAAAEGDTWLAEKLTKHAADENRHGHIFAHALKQLDKQVIDFKNLPKPSDDKPNEQRSPFFAAYFEGYSPEQLKPDNIDWKVFMASTYTLELDASKDFARMAKVLPDDDATARNLKKGMLSIAQDETGHAAYLYEAMTRRMSMIEVQQLVDEWRTRKVNALLAMANSFLQRSGQMPSLVQDAAPADVSEELTAA; from the coding sequence ATGAACTTTCTCACATACGTTCTACACTTAGCTGGTTCAAGTGCTATAGCCTATATGACAGCGCGGCAAATTCGCGATCCTTTAACACGTCCTAACGTTCTAGCTGGATTCCAACTTGCAGAATCAGGTTCCGTTCCCTTTTTAGAAGCACTGAGTAAACGCGCAGCAGCAGAAGGCGATACTTGGCTTGCAGAAAAACTCACAAAACACGCTGCTGACGAAAACCGACACGGGCATATTTTTGCTCACGCCTTAAAACAACTCGACAAACAAGTCATTGACTTCAAAAATTTACCCAAACCGTCTGATGATAAGCCGAATGAGCAGCGGAGTCCTTTCTTCGCAGCTTACTTTGAAGGATATTCTCCCGAACAACTTAAACCAGACAATATCGACTGGAAAGTCTTCATGGCTAGCACCTACACTTTAGAGCTAGACGCCAGCAAAGATTTTGCGCGGATGGCAAAAGTGTTACCAGACGATGACGCAACAGCGCGAAACCTCAAAAAAGGAATGCTGAGTATTGCCCAAGATGAAACAGGTCATGCCGCATACTTATATGAAGCAATGACCCGTAGAATGTCAATGATTGAAGTGCAACAACTCGTAGATGAATGGCGCACCCGCAAAGTTAACGCGTTATTAGCAATGGCTAATAGTTTTCTACAACGTAGCGGACAAATGCCATCACTGGTACAAGATGCTGCACCCGCAGACGTATCTGAAGAACTAACTGCGGCTTAA
- the hpf gene encoding ribosome hibernation-promoting factor, HPF/YfiA family — protein MKLVIHGKNIEITDGIREYVHQKIEKAVNHFQNLTNEVDVHLSVARNPRINDKQAAEVTIYANGSVIRAEESSENLYASIDMVADKIARKLRKYKEKRHDKKTQVPEKTSIAVQSPPVVEDLIGDRTPELPEEVVRTKYFAMPPMTINEALEQLQLVDHDFYMFRNAETGEINVIYERNHGGYGVIQPRNSNGNTKNGNNAESASSAEKAHH, from the coding sequence ATGAAGCTAGTCATCCACGGCAAAAACATTGAAATTACTGATGGAATTCGCGAATACGTACATCAGAAAATTGAAAAGGCAGTAAATCACTTTCAAAATTTAACGAATGAAGTGGACGTGCATTTATCAGTTGCACGCAATCCGCGAATTAATGACAAGCAAGCCGCAGAAGTGACGATTTACGCCAACGGAAGTGTGATTCGTGCCGAGGAGAGTAGTGAGAACTTATACGCTAGTATCGACATGGTAGCGGATAAAATTGCACGCAAACTCCGGAAATACAAAGAGAAACGCCACGACAAGAAAACACAAGTTCCTGAAAAAACGAGTATTGCAGTACAATCGCCACCGGTAGTCGAAGATTTGATTGGCGATCGCACGCCAGAACTTCCAGAAGAAGTTGTGCGAACCAAATACTTTGCTATGCCACCGATGACAATTAATGAAGCGTTGGAACAGTTACAATTAGTTGACCACGACTTTTATATGTTCCGCAACGCCGAAACCGGAGAAATTAACGTCATCTACGAACGCAATCATGGTGGTTATGGCGTGATTCAACCGCGCAATAGTAATGGCAATACCAAAAACGGTAACAACGCTGAAAGTGCATCCTCAGCGGAGAAAGCACATCATTAG
- the lipB gene encoding lipoyl(octanoyl) transferase LipB: protein MVSPSRQCLLYKPGTVSYKTAWEWQRSLVQQRIEDFSLADVLILLEHPPVYTLGQGADPNFIKFDIDNSIYDVHRVERGGEVTYHCPGQLVGYPILNLQYHCKDLHWYLRQLEEVLIRVLAVYGLQGERFPGLTGVWLEGYKVAAIGIKVSRWVTMHGFALNVCPDMTGFERIIPCGIADKPVSSLAQWIPNITVEQVIPHVTQAFATVFHLNPIEVYSNVDLRAPRSSSFAPHPFIQPT, encoded by the coding sequence ATTGTGAGCCCAAGTCGCCAATGTTTGCTATATAAGCCAGGAACCGTGTCCTATAAAACAGCGTGGGAATGGCAGCGATCGCTTGTGCAACAGCGAATTGAGGATTTTTCGCTCGCCGATGTCTTAATTTTGCTCGAACACCCGCCAGTGTATACTTTAGGACAAGGTGCTGACCCTAACTTTATTAAATTTGATATTGACAATAGTATATATGACGTGCATCGCGTCGAGCGCGGCGGCGAAGTGACGTATCATTGTCCCGGTCAACTTGTTGGCTACCCGATTTTAAATCTGCAATATCATTGTAAAGACTTGCATTGGTATCTGCGCCAATTAGAAGAAGTATTAATTCGCGTCTTAGCCGTTTACGGATTGCAGGGAGAACGTTTTCCAGGGTTAACAGGTGTGTGGTTAGAAGGCTACAAAGTTGCAGCGATTGGAATTAAGGTGAGTCGCTGGGTGACAATGCACGGTTTTGCGCTAAATGTATGTCCTGACATGACAGGCTTTGAACGCATTATTCCTTGTGGTATCGCCGATAAGCCGGTTAGCAGTCTCGCGCAATGGATTCCTAATATTACCGTAGAGCAAGTCATCCCGCACGTTACTCAAGCTTTCGCCACAGTCTTTCACCTCAACCCGATTGAAGTCTATTCTAATGTAGATCTTCGTGCCCCTCGTTCCTCATCCTTCGCTCCTCACCCCTTCATTCAACCGACTTAA
- the purF gene encoding amidophosphoribosyltransferase, whose amino-acid sequence MIPNHSHLLADTEAIDSDRIARPDKPEEACGVFGVYAPGEDVAKLAYFGLYALQHRGQESAGIATFVGDRVYLHKEMGLVSQVFNESILQELPGDIAVGHTRYSTTGSSRVVNAQPAVVPTRLGSLALAHNGNLVNTVQLREELQKAHCNLVTTTDSELIALAIADEVNSGKAWLEGAIAAFQRCQGAFSLVIGTPAGVIGARDPNGIRPLVIGTLGDRPQRYVLASETCGLDIIGADYLRDVEPGELVWITEAGLASFHWAQQPQRKLCIFEMIYFARPDSVMHDESLYTYRLRLGRQLAEESPAQADIVIGVPDSGIPAAIGFAQASGIPYAEGLIKNRYVGRTFIQPTQTMRESGLRMKLNPLKDVLAGKKIVIVDDSIVRGTTSRKLVRTLRDAGAIEVHMRVSSPPVTHPCFYGIDTDSQDQLIAATKSVAEIAAQIEVDSLAYLTQEGMLKVTQEDTNTFCTACFNGEYPIPVPENVKRSKLMLEKVVV is encoded by the coding sequence ATGATTCCCAACCATTCCCATTTATTGGCTGACACTGAAGCAATAGATAGCGATCGCATCGCGCGTCCTGATAAACCTGAAGAAGCCTGTGGCGTTTTTGGTGTTTATGCACCAGGGGAAGATGTTGCCAAACTTGCTTACTTCGGATTGTATGCGCTACAGCATCGCGGTCAAGAATCAGCAGGAATTGCGACCTTTGTCGGGGATCGAGTCTACTTACATAAAGAAATGGGGCTTGTTTCCCAAGTCTTTAACGAATCAATTTTACAAGAATTACCAGGTGATATTGCCGTAGGACATACCCGCTATTCCACTACAGGCTCGAGCCGCGTTGTTAACGCCCAGCCTGCGGTCGTCCCCACGCGTTTAGGTTCGCTTGCTTTAGCACATAACGGCAATTTAGTCAATACGGTTCAATTGCGTGAAGAACTACAAAAAGCGCACTGTAACTTAGTAACCACGACCGATTCAGAACTAATTGCCTTAGCGATCGCCGATGAAGTCAACAGCGGTAAAGCTTGGTTAGAGGGTGCGATCGCGGCTTTTCAACGCTGTCAAGGCGCATTTAGCTTAGTCATCGGTACTCCAGCGGGCGTGATAGGTGCTCGCGATCCTAATGGAATTCGTCCTCTCGTGATTGGCACTCTGGGCGATCGTCCGCAACGCTACGTGCTAGCCTCTGAAACTTGTGGTTTAGACATTATTGGTGCAGATTATCTCCGCGATGTTGAACCAGGAGAACTCGTTTGGATTACCGAAGCAGGACTTGCTTCCTTTCACTGGGCACAACAGCCACAACGCAAGCTGTGTATCTTTGAAATGATCTACTTTGCGCGACCTGATAGCGTCATGCACGATGAGAGTTTGTATACCTATCGCCTGCGTTTAGGAAGACAACTAGCAGAAGAATCTCCTGCTCAAGCAGATATTGTCATTGGTGTTCCTGATTCAGGGATTCCGGCGGCGATTGGTTTTGCGCAAGCATCGGGAATTCCTTATGCTGAGGGGCTAATTAAAAACCGTTATGTCGGACGCACCTTTATTCAACCAACGCAAACAATGCGCGAATCAGGTTTGCGAATGAAACTCAATCCCCTCAAAGATGTCCTCGCAGGCAAAAAAATTGTGATTGTAGACGACTCGATTGTACGCGGGACAACCAGTCGCAAACTCGTCCGCACACTCCGCGATGCAGGGGCAATAGAAGTGCATATGCGCGTTTCTTCACCCCCAGTTACGCATCCTTGTTTCTATGGTATTGACACAGACAGTCAAGATCAATTAATTGCCGCAACTAAATCTGTTGCCGAAATTGCCGCACAAATCGAAGTCGATTCGCTTGCATACCTCACTCAAGAAGGAATGCTCAAAGTCACTCAGGAAGATACAAATACTTTCTGTACAGCTTGCTTCAACGGCGAATACCCCATTCCCGTACCTGAGAACGTGAAGCGTTCTAAACTTATGCTCGAGAAAGTCGTCGTTTAA
- a CDS encoding ABC transporter permease subunit (The N-terminal region of this protein, as described by TIGR01726, is a three transmembrane segment that identifies a subfamily of ABC transporter permease subunits, which specificities that include histidine, arginine, glutamine, glutamate, L-cystine (sic), the opines (in Agrobacterium) octopine and nopaline, etc.) yields the protein MIAGLAKHWLRLSVVVGLCCLLLFAGCQNNSDSPAAGRTLTVAVEGTYPPFEFQSPDGELQGFDVDLMNAIAQEEGFTIRYQNLPFAGMIPALQARTIDAAIAAMTITEERAKTVSFSRPYFKSGLAIATSANNQDITSFESLQNRRIAVQIGTTGALEAAKVPGAQIRSFDDAPTTLRELLNGNVDAVLHDQPVILYAIQTGNVQGVRVVGDLLTEEYFGIPTPKGSPNLAVINRGLTTLLENGTYNQIYQKWFGVEPPPLPERLPFQEETATGGAPLILTAVNVIVRALPSLLRGALITLQLTAFSVVLGMIAGSLIGIIRLSKILPIRWAARAYIDFFRGTPLLVQIFMIYFGIPAIAQELGFTFNLNRLAAAVLALSLNSAAYIAEIVRGGIQSIESGQSEASQSLGMSSVQTMRYIIFPQAFRRMLPALGNEFISLLKDTSLVAVIGFEELFRQGQLIVAENYRSFEIYATVAIIYLCLTLLSSQVFSYFERWMNPTMRSRHKARA from the coding sequence ATGATAGCGGGATTGGCGAAGCACTGGCTGCGTCTGAGTGTGGTGGTGGGATTGTGTTGTTTACTGCTATTTGCAGGTTGTCAAAACAATTCTGATTCCCCTGCTGCTGGTAGAACCCTCACTGTTGCTGTGGAAGGAACGTACCCGCCATTTGAGTTTCAGTCGCCTGATGGCGAGTTACAAGGTTTTGATGTTGACTTGATGAATGCGATCGCCCAAGAAGAAGGCTTTACAATTCGCTATCAAAATCTACCATTTGCAGGGATGATTCCAGCACTACAAGCGCGAACAATCGATGCGGCGATCGCGGCGATGACGATTACCGAAGAACGTGCCAAAACCGTTTCTTTCTCGCGTCCTTATTTCAAATCAGGTCTGGCGATCGCAACTAGTGCAAACAATCAAGATATTACCAGTTTTGAGTCGCTGCAAAATCGACGCATTGCCGTTCAAATTGGGACAACTGGGGCGCTAGAAGCCGCAAAAGTTCCTGGCGCACAAATACGCAGCTTTGATGACGCGCCGACAACTTTACGCGAATTACTCAACGGGAATGTTGACGCAGTACTCCACGACCAACCTGTCATCTTGTACGCCATCCAAACCGGAAACGTCCAAGGAGTCCGAGTTGTTGGCGATCTTTTAACTGAAGAATATTTTGGTATTCCTACCCCAAAAGGTTCGCCAAACTTAGCGGTAATCAACCGAGGATTAACAACTCTCCTCGAAAACGGCACGTATAACCAAATTTATCAAAAATGGTTTGGTGTAGAACCGCCTCCCTTACCCGAAAGACTGCCTTTCCAAGAAGAAACCGCAACAGGCGGCGCACCGTTGATCTTAACCGCAGTTAATGTCATTGTGCGTGCATTACCTTCTTTACTTCGTGGTGCTTTAATCACACTGCAACTAACCGCTTTTTCTGTCGTTTTAGGCATGATTGCAGGTTCGCTAATTGGAATTATCCGCCTTTCTAAAATTTTGCCAATTCGTTGGGCTGCTAGAGCATATATCGATTTCTTTCGCGGTACGCCTTTACTCGTACAGATTTTTATGATCTACTTTGGTATTCCTGCGATCGCCCAAGAACTCGGTTTTACTTTTAATCTCAATCGCCTCGCCGCCGCAGTTCTCGCGTTAAGTCTCAACAGCGCCGCATACATTGCAGAAATCGTTCGTGGTGGCATTCAATCGATTGAGTCTGGACAATCGGAAGCTTCGCAATCACTGGGGATGAGTTCGGTGCAAACAATGCGTTATATCATCTTTCCCCAAGCTTTCCGCCGAATGCTACCCGCTTTGGGCAATGAGTTTATTAGTTTACTAAAAGATACCAGTTTGGTTGCGGTAATTGGCTTTGAAGAACTGTTCCGCCAAGGTCAACTGATTGTTGCCGAAAATTATCGCTCGTTTGAAATTTATGCGACTGTCGCTATCATTTATCTGTGTCTCACTCTACTATCGTCGCAAGTCTTCAGCTACTTCGAACGCTGGATGAATCCTACAATGCGATCGCGTCACAAAGCTCGTGCTTAA
- a CDS encoding peroxiredoxin — translation MAVKVGDIAPDFTLPSQSGTSVKLSDFRGKSVVLFFYPKDDTPGCTKESCAFRDQYEVFQKAGAEVIGVSADSPESHQRFAAKYQLPFTLLSDTGNQVRKLYGVPATLGFLPGRVTYVIDRQGVVQHIFNSQFNFQGHVDEALKTLQQIGARSEG, via the coding sequence ATGGCAGTTAAAGTTGGAGATATCGCTCCTGATTTTACGCTTCCTTCGCAATCGGGTACATCGGTTAAACTCAGCGATTTTCGGGGAAAATCGGTTGTTTTGTTCTTTTACCCCAAAGACGACACGCCAGGATGCACTAAAGAATCGTGTGCTTTTCGCGATCAATACGAAGTTTTTCAAAAGGCTGGCGCAGAAGTCATTGGTGTTAGTGCTGACTCTCCCGAATCGCATCAACGGTTTGCGGCTAAATACCAATTACCTTTTACGCTTTTAAGTGATACTGGCAATCAAGTCAGAAAATTATACGGTGTTCCCGCTACTCTTGGTTTTCTACCAGGAAGAGTGACATATGTAATCGATCGACAGGGAGTTGTACAGCATATTTTCAACTCCCAGTTTAACTTTCAAGGTCATGTAGACGAAGCTTTGAAGACTTTGCAACAGATCGGGGCGAGGAGTGAGGGGTGA
- a CDS encoding thermonuclease family protein — MKLPVRSLLLICAIILLLGLSAWQFLIPHAKYTVLKVSDGDTITVTNNQGAKIHVRFACIDAPEIPHSNQEKYTKSRIARNQFHWGMKAQQRVQQLIDRGGDRVSLKITDSDRYGRQIAEVRLADGTLIQEVLAREGLALVYRPYLKNCPSATAVERAEASAKSQRIGVWSDSHFVEPWQYRSRK; from the coding sequence GTGAAACTACCTGTGCGATCGCTTCTTTTGATCTGCGCGATTATTCTTTTATTAGGGTTGAGTGCGTGGCAATTTCTAATTCCACACGCAAAGTATACGGTACTAAAAGTCAGTGATGGCGATACGATTACTGTGACCAATAATCAAGGAGCTAAAATTCACGTCCGCTTCGCCTGTATCGATGCTCCAGAAATCCCGCATTCTAACCAGGAAAAGTATACGAAAAGTAGAATTGCGCGTAACCAATTTCACTGGGGAATGAAAGCGCAACAACGCGTGCAGCAACTGATCGATCGAGGTGGCGATCGCGTTAGTTTAAAGATTACAGATAGCGATCGCTACGGTCGTCAAATTGCTGAAGTACGTCTTGCTGATGGAACTTTGATTCAGGAAGTTCTAGCCCGTGAAGGACTTGCGCTCGTGTATCGTCCTTATCTCAAAAATTGTCCGAGTGCTACTGCTGTTGAACGTGCCGAAGCTAGTGCTAAAAGTCAACGGATAGGTGTATGGAGTGATTCGCACTTTGTTGAGCCTTGGCAGTACCGCAGTCGAAAATGA